A window of the Miscanthus floridulus cultivar M001 chromosome 14, ASM1932011v1, whole genome shotgun sequence genome harbors these coding sequences:
- the LOC136504333 gene encoding uncharacterized protein, with protein sequence MATAGAFHAGGRLLLPLRRSPRGPSPSPWSHFRTHLISSKPPPSVPLPPPVPPARPSPVGSAFGSPSRKAGAVGAGAGAGVVGWYLGLLDARPVLTKSVTAAAIFTAADLSSQMLTLGPEDSLDFLRTMRMASYGFLISGPTLHLWFNFISKLFPKKDVVNTLKKMFLGQAVYGPIINSVFFSYNAGLQGETVPEIIARLKRDLVPTIKSGLLYWPTCDFITFKFVPVHLQPLVSNSFSFLWTIYITYMASLKKADVEVATST encoded by the exons atggccactgcCGGAGCCTTCCACGCCGGCGGTCgcctcctcctcccgctccgaCGCAGCCCCCGCGGGCCCAGCCCCTCACCATGGTCCCACTTCCGCACCCACCTCATCTCTTCCAAGCCGCCGCCCTCCGTCCCTCTCCCGCCGCCCGTGCCGCCGGCGCGCCCGTCCCCCGTGGGGTCCGCATTCGGGTCTCCTAGCAGAAAGGCCGGCGCGGTCGGGGCCGGGGCTGGCGCGGGTGTCGTCGGGTGGTACCTTGGCCTCCTGGACGCGCGGCCCGTGCTGACCAAGAGCGTCACCGCCGCTGCCATCTTCACCGCCGCGGACCTCTCCTCCCAG ATGCTCACGCTTGGTCCTGAGGATTCACTCGATTTTCTTAGGACCATGCGTATGGCTAGTTATGGGTTTCTGATCTCAGGACCTACCCTCCACCTTTGGTTCAATTTTATCTCAAAATTGTTCCCCAAAAAGGATGTGGTGAACACATTGAAGAAGATGTTTCTAGGGCAAGCAGTCTATGGACCAATTATTAACTCAGTTTTCTTCTCGTATAATGCAGGATTACAAG GTGAGACTGTTCCTGAGATCATTGCAAGATTGAAGAGGGATCTAGTTCCCACCATCAAAAGTGGACTTTTATATTGGCCAACTTGTGATTTCATTACTTTCAAGTTTGTTCCAGTTCATTTACAG CCGCTAGTGAGCAATTCATTCTCATTTCTTTGGACCATCTACATAACATATATGGCCAGCTTAAAGAAAGCAGATGTGGAGGTGGCCACGAGTACCTAG
- the LOC136504334 gene encoding uncharacterized protein: MEKEHIKMAMLRQEQTFRQQVHELHRVYQVQKQLMMQMQITKTNNYGNKVPETQTKPTVKLEHQQWCGSSGKTEAKLAEDFNLELTLATGAGRTKQEKPSNSDSEATMSSSTSAESESGQRFMPNSNVTNLRFQNESNRHDDQVMQSPWRYQCLSLKMA, from the exons ATGGAGAAGGAACACATCAAGATGGCCATGCTGAGGCAAGAACAAACATTCAGGCAGCAG GTTCACGAGCTGCACCGCGTGTACCAGGTTCAGAAGCAGCTGATGATGCAGATGCAGATTACCAAGACAAACAACTACGGAAACAAAGTTCCCGAAACGCAAACCAAACCGACAGTAAAACTCGAGCACCAACAATGGTGTGGTAGCTCAGGCAAGACGGAGGCCAAGCTGGCCGAAGACTTCAACCTGGAGCTGACACTGGCAACTGGGGCTGGAAGGACGAAGCAGGAGAAGCCATCCAATTCAGACTCCGAAGCAACGATGTCGTCATCGACATCTGCAGAATCAGAGTCAGGGCAGAGATTCATGCCCAACTCCAATGTAACAAATCTAAGGTTCCAGAATGAGAGCAATAGGCATGATGATCAGGTCATGCAGTCTCCTTGGCGCTATCAATGTTTAAGTCTCAAGATGGCGTGA